A region of the Chryseobacterium cucumeris genome:
GACCTGATGAATGCCGAACCGATGGAGTTTATCATGCCTAAAAAGCCTCTTAACATTTTCAAAAATATCCTGGCAAGTTCCAATGAAGACGTTACCATTGACTTCAATGAGAATATGGCTAAATTTACTTTTGGTAAGCATATCTGGATCTGTAGACTGATTGACGGAAAATATCCGAACTATACTGCGGTAATTCCAAAAGAAAATCCAAATGTATTGACCATCAATAGAAACCTGTTGCTGGGAGCAATCAAAAGAGCGTCTATCATGTCCAACAAATCTACCAATCAGGTGAGATTCAAGCTTTCCGGAAATATTCTTCACCTTCATGCAGAAGATACTGAATATGCAAATAAAGCTGACATGCAGATTCCTTGCGACTACAACGGAGAAGATATCAATATCGGATTCAGTTCAAAATTCTTAACAGAAATGCTTACGATTTTAGGATCTGATGATATTACCATGAAAATGTCCCAGCCTAACAGACCAGGAATCATTGAACCTCTTGATGGTCTTGAAGAAAATGAAAATATCTTAATGTTATCAATGCCGGTAATCGGATTGTAATATTGATTTAGTATACAAATAAAAAGCCGGAATTTTCCGGCTTTTTTTGTAGGGTCTAATCGACTTAGGAATCAGGAGCGTTAAGAAAATTTAAATGTAATCCGCCAAAAAAATTCCATTGTCTGAGCATGGGATATACTATTGAACCGAAGAAGAACCAGATGATCCATGCGAGTTTGGAAATTTTAGGAGTACATTCAAATTTTTAGCGGATGATTCCCGTCTTGAACTTTTGTATACTTTTGCTTCAAGGCAAAAGTATAATAAGAGAAAGGCGTATTCAAAAGAATATTAAATCAATAGTGTTATTTGTGAATCATTAGCGTCATTAGTGTTTAAATCAACTCATCATGGAAATAAAAATACAGTCTTCCCAAACCTCAGATTTTTCCGCAGAGTTCACAACTGAAAATTACAGCGTGTTTCTATGGAAAGGTTCCGGTGTTTTCTCAGTAGATGGTATTAATTATTCTTACAGCGGATACAATATTCTCTTTCTTTCTCCTTATCAAAAGGTGAAACTGGTTTCGGAATCTGATGAAAATATCCACGTGCTTTTCTTTCACGGAGATTATTACTGTATAGAATATCATAAAAAAGAAGTGGCTTGTAACGGACTTCTTTTCAATAATATTTATCTGAATCCGAGTGTTGAGCTTTCGGAAGAGAGTTATCATTATATTCTTGAGCTTTTTAATCATATTAAAAAAGAAGAACGTGAAAAGCATCCGTTTTCGGAATCCATTATCAAAACCTATATCCAGCTCATTCTTGCCATTGGAAGCAAACAGAAAAGCAGTATTGAAAACAGCATAATTTCTAATGAAAAGCTTTCTAATAAAAATGCTGCAGAATTTCAGAAACTTCTGGAAACGTATTTTAAAACAGAAAAAGAACTGTCATTTTACAGCGATAAACTGAACATTACCAATAGTACATTAAGCAAGGCAGTAAAGAAAGAATTCTCCAAAACACCCAATCAGCTTATCAATGAGAGAATTATTCTGGAAGCCAAAAAATTGTTGCATTTAACTTACAGATCTGTAAAGGAGATTGCTTCTGAACTGGGATTTGAAGATGAATTTTATTTCAGCAGGTATTTCAAAAAGTCAGTAGGCTGCTCTCCTAAAAATTACAGAGAAAAAGTGGGGATCTCCGTGGTGGCGAAAATGTCCATGTAATGTCCCGAAATGTCTATGTTGGCGCTCTGTGCATGTGAATACCTTTGGTGAAAAATAAATCACATGAAAAACAGCAGACTTTATCACCAATTATTACAATGGGATACGTACTTTTTCAATTTTCTTAGAATCTCAATTTTCATCGTTATGGCTTGGATTGGAGGCTTGAAAGCCTTTCATTATGAAGCTGATGGAATTGTTCCTTTCGTTGCCAACAGCCCTTTGATGAGTTTTTTCTACAAAAATGCAGACCATAAAGTTATTCAGGAAGATAAAAAACGGGTTGCAGAATACACTTTGTATAAAAATCCTGAAGGAAAAGTGGTTCAGAAAAATATTAACTGGCATCAGGAAAACGGAACATATGCCTTTTCCTACGGTTTAGGGACAATGATCGTTGTAATAGGAGTTATGGTATTACTGGGGATTTGGTTTCCTAAAATTGGAACAATTGGAGGTGCTTTAACATTTTTAATGTCATTGGTTACCCTGTCATTTCTGGTCACCACTCCTGAAGTATATGTACCGAATCTGGGGGGAGATTATGCAACTCCCCAGTATGGTTTTCCCTATCTGTCAGGAGCAGGACGTCTCGTATTGAAGGATATTATCATGATGGCCGGAGGGTTGGTATTATTTTCTGATAGCCTGAAGAAGCTGGTGAGACAATTGGACCAATAGTTTCATGAATCAGCAGCACAAAGATTAACGAAAATTTATTATCTTAAAATCGCTTCTAAATTTCTCTATTTCTCAAAAAAACACGACATTTGTAGCTCGAAAAATTATCCATGAAAATGGTGGGATTTCAAATAAAAGTTTCAAAATAGAGCAGATGAAACCATAGGACACATCTGACGAATTAAATAAGTAGATAGATTAACAAATGAAAATATCAAACAACTGGCTGAAGGACTTTGTAAAAACGGAATCAAAAACTGAAAGAATCGGTGAATTCCTTACAGATATAGGTCTTGAGGTTGAAGGGATAGATAAATTTGAAAGTGTAAGAGGCAGCCTGGAAGGAATTGTTGTAGGTAAAGTACTTACCTGCGAAAAACATCCTAATGCTGACAAACTGAAGAAGACAACAGTAGAGGTAGGAAACGGAAAAGTGTTGAACATTGTTTGCGGAGCTCCGAATGTTGAAGCAGGACAGACTGTTCCTGTAGCCGTTGTTGGAACAAAAATCTATGACAAGACCGGAAACTTTTTTGAAATTAAAGAAGCAAAAATCAGAGGAGAGGTTTCTCAGGGAATGATCTGTGCAGAAGACGAACTAGGCCTTAGCGAAGATCATGGAGGAATTATGGTGCTGGATGAAACAAAATATGAAGTAGGGAAAAACTTTGCAGACTATTTTGAGTTGACCAATGATGAGGTTTTTGAAATCGGTTTAACACCGAACAGAACAGATGCCATGTCTCACTATGGTGTTGCAAGAGATTTACACGCTTATCTTTCTACGAACCAATTGAAGTCACAATTTAATAAAGTAGCTTCTGAAGTTTTGAATAGCGAAGGAACTCATGATTTCAAACTGGAAATTGAAGATGCAGAATTGTGTCCAAGATATATCGGCGCTGTGATTGAAGATGTAAAAGTTGCAGAATCA
Encoded here:
- a CDS encoding AraC family transcriptional regulator; amino-acid sequence: MEIKIQSSQTSDFSAEFTTENYSVFLWKGSGVFSVDGINYSYSGYNILFLSPYQKVKLVSESDENIHVLFFHGDYYCIEYHKKEVACNGLLFNNIYLNPSVELSEESYHYILELFNHIKKEEREKHPFSESIIKTYIQLILAIGSKQKSSIENSIISNEKLSNKNAAEFQKLLETYFKTEKELSFYSDKLNITNSTLSKAVKKEFSKTPNQLINERIILEAKKLLHLTYRSVKEIASELGFEDEFYFSRYFKKSVGCSPKNYREKVGISVVAKMSM
- the dnaN gene encoding DNA polymerase III subunit beta; its protein translation is MKFIISSGELQKALQTVSGVISSSQSRPILENYLFELDGNNVTITASDGETTLVTSLEVKSDDTGKFAVPAKIFQDFIKTYGEQPLTFVVKDNAEGTGSQLEILDEKDNFAVALDNADDYPELPEFDASQSVTMPAGVLSEALTNTLFATSNDSLRPVMTGVLFQFGENETNFVSTDSHRLVVYKRADLMNAEPMEFIMPKKPLNIFKNILASSNEDVTIDFNENMAKFTFGKHIWICRLIDGKYPNYTAVIPKENPNVLTINRNLLLGAIKRASIMSNKSTNQVRFKLSGNILHLHAEDTEYANKADMQIPCDYNGEDINIGFSSKFLTEMLTILGSDDITMKMSQPNRPGIIEPLDGLEENENILMLSMPVIGL
- a CDS encoding DUF417 family protein, with product MKNSRLYHQLLQWDTYFFNFLRISIFIVMAWIGGLKAFHYEADGIVPFVANSPLMSFFYKNADHKVIQEDKKRVAEYTLYKNPEGKVVQKNINWHQENGTYAFSYGLGTMIVVIGVMVLLGIWFPKIGTIGGALTFLMSLVTLSFLVTTPEVYVPNLGGDYATPQYGFPYLSGAGRLVLKDIIMMAGGLVLFSDSLKKLVRQLDQ